In Penicillium oxalicum strain HP7-1 chromosome I, whole genome shotgun sequence, a single window of DNA contains:
- a CDS encoding Mitochondrial carnitine carrier — MSSSSTSPQEIKEEVKKVLDVKPVNQTIQQIRSLAAGAAGGLCAVVVGHPFDLVKVRLQTAEKGVYAGAMDVVRKTIAREGLARGLYAGVSAPLVGVTPMFAVSFWGYDVGKSLVEKVSTVPVVHGTPQYSIGQISAAGFFSAIPMTLITAPFERVKVLLQIQGQNPPPPGQKPKYSGGVDVVRQLYKEGGLRSVFRGSAMTLARDGPGSAAYFAAYEYIKRTLTPKDAEGNVTGELSLTAVVAAGGAAGIAMWIPVFPVDTIKSRLQSAPGKPTIGGTVRTIYASGGFKAFFPGFGPALARAVPANAATFLGVELAHKAMKSMFD; from the exons ATgtcgtcctcgtcaaccTCCCCGCAGGAGATCAAggaggaggtcaagaaggTCCTCGATGTCAAGCCTGTGAACCAGACCATTCAGCAGATTCGCTCGCTCGCAGCCGGTGCGGCGGGAGGTCTGTGTGCGGTCGTGGTGGGACACCCCTTTGACCTGGTCAAGGTCCGTCTGCAGACCGCCGAGAAGGGCGTGTACGCGGGTGCCATGGATGTGGTCCGGAAAACCATCGCTCGCGAGGGTCTGGCTCGT GGTCTCTATGCTGGTGTGTCTGCTCCTCTCGTGGGAGTGACTCCAATGT TCGCTGTGAGCTTCTGG GGCTACGACGTGGGCAAGAGCCTCGTGGAGAAGGTTTCGACCGTGCCGGTGGTTCACGGCACCCCCCAGTACTCCATTGGGCAAATCTCTGCCGCCGGTTTCTTCTCTGCCATCCCCATGACCCTGATCACCGCACCCTTTGAGCGCGTCAAGGTCCTCCTGCAGATCCAGGGCCAGAACCCGCCTCCGCCGGGCCAGAAGCCCAAGTACTCCGGTGGTGTCGACGTGGTCCGTCAATTGTACAAGGAAGGCGGTCTTCGCAGTGTCTTCCGCGGCAGTGCCATGACGTTGGCTCGTGACGGACCCGGTTCGGCCGCCTACTTTGCTGCCTACGAGTACATCAAGCGAACGCTCACCCCCAAGGATGCTGAGGGCAACGTGACCGGCGAGCTCTCGCTGACGgcggtggtggcggcgggTGGTGCCGCCGGTATTGCCATGTGGATTCCCGTCTTCCCCGTGGACACCATCAAGTCTCGCCTGCAAAGTGCTCCTGGCAAGCCCACCATCGGCGGCACCGTCCGCACGATATACGCCAGCGGTGGCTTCAAGGCCTTCTTCCCTGGATTCGGTCCTGCCCTGGCCCGTGCCGTTCCCGCGAATGCGGCGACTTT CTTGGGTGTCGAACTCGCCCACAAGGCCATGAAGTCGATGTTCGACTAG
- a CDS encoding GPI-anchored CFEM domain protein A: protein MKSVSGVAFALLAATSLVAAEMSSQDCAQMCISNMNNKAQELGCSSDDKSCLCNKMDYMYGVRDCTAEACPEYNVDSVLQMALSGCPAGSGFGYGTGATGTGASGNGASSTSASSSTTPTSSDSSSASTESGDMTSTSMGMGAGAGGVGSSTIVTSGTATNTATNTFTNTVTETLTDASGSPTATLTQTLTGTATGTATGIVSGTSTMTDASTGSGTTLTTMTMTSGTMVSTSVSTISGSNSDSNAQSTSAGDNSAPASSTSSGAAYPMATVGSGAMGVLGLAAMLIL from the exons ATGAAGTCCGTTTCCGGTGTTGCTTTCGCCCTCCTGGCCGCGACCTCCCTGGTCGCCGCCGAAATGTCCAGCCAGGACTGCGCT CAAATGTGTATCAGCAACATGAACAATAAGGCCCAGGAGCTGGGATGCAGCTCTGACGACAAGTCTTGCCTGTGCAATAAGATGGATTACATGTATGGTGTCCGCGACTGTACTGCTGAGGCTTGCCCCGAGTACAACGTCGACTCTGTGCTCCAAATGGCTTTGTCTGGCTGTCCCG CTGGCTCTGGCTTCGGCTACGGTACTGGCGCTACCGGCACTGGTGCCTCTGGCAACGGCGCTTCCAGCACCTCTGCCTCGAGCTCCACAACTCCCACTAGCTCTGATAGCAGTTCTGCTAGCACTGAGTCTGGGGACATGACTTCTACCAGTATGGGTATGGGTGCTGGTGCCGGTGGTGTTGGCTCGTCCACCATTGTCACTTCGGGAACTGCGACAAACACCGCGACCAACACTTTCACCAACACCGTGACCGAGACTCTGACCGACGCCTCCGGAAGCCCAACTGCTACCCTCACTCAGACCCTGACCGGCACTGCGACCGGCACTGCGACGGGTATCGTATCTGGCACCTCGACCATGACTGATGCT TCTACTGGCAGCGGCACCACCCTCaccaccatgaccatgacctCCGGCACTATGGTCTCCACCTCCGTCAGCACCATCAGTGGCTCGAACTCCGACTCCAATGCGCAGAGCACCAGTGCTGGCGACAACAGCGCTCCggccagcagcaccagctcCGGTGCCGCCTACCCCATGGCCACCGTTGGCTCTGGTGCTATGGGTGTTCTGGGCTTGGCTGCTATGCTCATTCTGTAA